From Mycobacterium colombiense CECT 3035:
CGCCGATCACCTTGTCCACCAACGGATCCGCGGTGAGGTCGGCCAACGCGTTGACGCAGTCGGCGGGGCGGTTGAACGTCGGGATGCCGACGGCGATGTTGGCCGTGCCCGGCGCGGGCTCGGTGGCGTACCAGCCGCCGCTGATCAGGTTGACCGCGGTGTCGGTGGTGATGTCGAACCAGATCCAGCCGCCGTCCTCGAACGGCTTGAGCGGCACCTCGATCTCGACGACGGCCGGCTGCTCTTCGGTGCCGACGAATTGGCGGCCCTCCACCGAGATGCGCACCCCGGTGGCCTTGGTCCGGTACACGTCGACCCGCCCGGTCCCGGTCAGCTCCACGCGCAGCGCCACCGACTGACAGATGGACCAGCGCCGCCAGTAGCTGGCCGGGAACGCGTTGAAGTAGGTGGCGAATGACACCTCGGACTCTTTGCCGATCTCCAGCGAGGTGCGGCTGGTGGCGTGGGCGCGCCGGGCGTTGGTCGTCGACTCCTCGAGATACAGCTTGCGCACGTCGAGCGGCTCGCCGGGACGCGGCAGGATGATCCGGGACAGCAGGCTCACGGCAGACATCAGGCGCCACTCTCCCCCGCAAGCGGGCGGTACCCCCACCTCATCGCTACCCCTCTCAATTCGTCGTGGCGCGCACTAGCGCGCGCCTTCCTCTTTGTTCTGGGCGTCTGACAGGGATGCGCCGTCCCGCAGGTGCGGGGCGAGCACGTTGTCGTACATGTTCAGGGCGCTGGCGATGGCCATGTGCATATCCAGGTATTGGTAGGTGCCCAGCCGTCCGCCGAACAGCACCTTCGACGACGCGGTCTCGGCCTTGGCCCTGGCCCGGTAGGCGGCCAGGACGGCGCGGTCGGCTTCGGTGTTGATCGGATAGTAGGGCTCGTCGTCGTCCTCGGCGAAGCGCGAGTACTCCCGCATGATCACGGTCTTGTCGTCGGGATAGTCACGCTCGGTGTGGAAGTGCCGGAACTCGTGGATGCGGGTGTAGGGCACGTCGGGGTCGTTGTAGTTCATCACCGGTGTGCCCTGGAAGTCGCCGATGGGCAGCACTTCGAGCTCGAAATCGAGGGTGCGCCAACCCAGCCGGCCCTCGGCGTAGTCGAAGTAGCGGTCCAGCGGCCCGGTGTAGACGACCGGTGCGTCGGGGCTGTCCGCGCGCAGTTGGTCGCGCACGTCGAACCAGTCGGTGTCCAGCCTGACCTCGATGCGGTCGTCGGCGGCCATGTTGCGCAGCCAGGCCGTGTAGCCGTCGACGGGCAGGCCCTCGTAGGTGTCGGAAAAGTAGCGGTTGTCGAAGGTGTAGCGCACCGGCAGCCGGGTGATGTTCGCGGCCGGCAGCTCCTTGGGGTCGGTCTGCCACTGCTTGGCCGTGTATCCCTTGACGAACGCCTCGTAGAGCGGCCGGCCGATCAGCGAGATCGCCTTCTCCTCGAGGTTCTGCGCGTCGGCCGTGTCGATCTCGGCGGCCTGCTCGGCGATGAGCTTGCGGGCTTCGTCGGGGGTGAAGTACTTGCCGAAGAACTGCGACACCAGGCCCAGCCCCATCGGGAACTGGTAGGCCTGCCCGTTGTGCATCGCGAAGACGCGGTGCCGGTAGTCGGTGAAGTCGGTGAACTGCCGCACGTAGTCCCACACCCTCTTGTTGGAGGTGTGAAACAGGTGGGCGCCGTACTTGTGCACCTCGATGCCGGTGTGCGGCTCGGCTTCTGAGTAGGCGTTGCCCCCGATGTGCGGTCGGCGGTCCACGACGAGGACGCGCTTCCCGAGCTGGGTAGCCACGCGCTCGGCAATGGTCAGTCCGAAGAATCCAGAGCCGACGACGAAAAGATCGAAACGAGCGGTCATCGGTTGCTTAGGGTATCCGACCGCGTGGCCCTAACCCATTTGGCGAGGCCATGCAGGGGCGTCGGCCCTGTCACGACGCCCGTTGGGGCGCCCGGGATCCGCGATCACAGTCGGGGTCGCAATTGCCTCACGATTCAATATCACCACTCTAGTAACAGGCTCACCACTCGTACCATCGACCTTGTGTGATTCCCACCAGTTAGGAGCGGTGGGACGCGCCGACACAACACACAGTCAGATAGAGGAGACTTCCGTGCCGAACCGACGCCGACGCAAGCTCTCAACAGCCATGAGCGCGGTTGCCGCCCTGGCAGTGGCGAGTCCTTGCGCGTACTTCCTTGTCTACGAATCGACCGCCGGCAACAAGGCGCCCGAGCACCACGAGTTCAAGCAGGCAGCGGTGATGAGCGACCTGCCCGGCGAGCTGATGGGCGCGCTGTCGCAGGGCCTGTCGCAGTTCGGGATCAACATGCCCCCGATACCGGCCTTGAACGGGGGTGCGACCGGCACGCCGGGTCTCGCCAGCCCCGGCCTCGGCACTCCGGGCCTGGGGACCCCGGGCTGGGCACAACGGGCCTGACCAATCCGGGCGTTACCAGCCCCGGCTTGACCAGCCCCGGACTGACCAGCCCCGGCTTGACGAGCCCCGGGCTGACCAGCCCCGGCCTGGCGAGCCCCGGTGCGGCGCCCATGACGCCCGGCCTGACCGCGCCCGGCGCATTGCCGACCACCCCCGGTGGCGGTGTCGCGACGCCGGGCGCCGGGCTCAACCCGGCGCTGTCCAACCCCGGGCTGACCAGCCCCGCCGGGGTCACTCCGGGCCTGGGTGGCCCGGCGCTGTCGCCGAGCGAGGTGCCGATCGACTCCGGGGCCGGGCTGGACCCGGGCGCGGGTGGCACCTACCCGATCCTGGGCGACCCGTCGACCTTCGGTAACGCTTCGCCGATCGGCGGCGGGACCGGCCTGGGCGGCGGTTCGAGCACCGGTGGCGCCAGTGGCGGCCTGGTGAACGACGTGATGCAAGCGGCCAACCAGCTCGGTGCCGGCCAGGCGATCGACCTGCTCAAGGGCCTGGTCATGCCGGCCATCACGCAGGGCATGCATGGCGGTGCGGGCGCCGCGGGTGCCCTGCCGGGTGCGGCCGGTGCCCTGCCCGGTGCCGCCGCGGGCGCGCTGCCGGGCGCCGCTGGTGCGCTGCCCGGTGCCGCGGGTGCCCTTCCGGGTGCGGCCGCGGGCGCTCTTCCCGCCGCCGCGGGTGCGGCCGGTGCGTTGCCGGCGGCCGCCGGCGCGGTACCGGCGCTGCCTCCGGTCTAGTCCTTTACAAACCCTCCACAAGACGGCACCGCAGAATCATCTGCGGTGCCGTCGATTTTGTGCAGATTCTCCGGCGCGCAGTTCGTGTCGTCTCACAGATAACAATAGAAACACACGTAACATCAGCTGGTGTCTCGCAGCCGCGCGCCGACGATTGTGCTCACCGCCATGGCGGCGACCGTCGTCCTCGTCTCGTGGGTGGCGGGCACGACACGCGATCGCGGCGCCGCCGGCCCGCCGCCGTCGCGCGGCACCCAACTCGTCGAGCAGCCGCTGGTCGGGCTGGGCGCGGGCGTCACGGTTCGCGAAATCAGCCAGACCGCCCCGTTTTCTCTGGTCGCCCTGACCGGTGACCTGGCCGGCACGTCCACCCGTGTGCGCGCGAAGCGCCCCGACGGGTCGTGGGGCCCTTGGTATCAGACCGAGTACGAAACCGCGGCACCCGACGGGGCGACGGCGACGGGGTCACTCGAGGGGCCACGCGGCACCGATCCGGTGTTCGTCGGCACCACTACGACCGTCCAGATCGCTGTCACCCGCCCGCTGGACGCGGCGGTGACGCAACCGCCCCCGGCGCCGCCGAGCGAGAAGGCCGACCTGGGCTACAAGCCGGCGTCCAGGGAACAGCCGTTCGGACAGAACATCTCGGCCGTGCTCATCTCCCCGCCGCAAGCGCCCGTCGAGACGCATTGGACGCCACCGGCGGGCGTCTTGATGCCCGGCCAGGCCCCGCCCATCATCAGCCGCGCCCAATGGGGCGCCGACGAGTCACTGCGCTGCGGTACTCCCCAGTACGACAACGGGATTCGCGCGGCCGTCGTGCACCACACCGCGGGCAGCAACGACTATTCGCCGCTCGAATCGGCGGGCATCGTCAAGGCCATTTACACCTATCACAGCAAGACGCTGGGCTGGTGCGACATCGCTTACAACGCACTAGTCGACAAGTACGGGCAGGTATTCGAGGGCAGCGCAGGCGGACTCACCAAGGCGGTCGAGGCCTTCCACACCGGCGGATTCAACCGCAACACCTGGGGTGTGGCGATGATCGGCAACTTTGACGACGTGCCGCCCACGCCGATCCAGCTGCGCACCATGGGCCGGCTGCTCGGCTGGCGGCTCGGCCTGGACGGCGTCGACCCCAAGGGCACGGTGCAGCTGGAGTCGGCCGGCAGCCACTACACCACCTTCCCGGCCGGCTCCATCGCGACGCTGCCGACCATCTTCACCCACCGCGACGTCGGGAACACCGATTGCCCGGGCAACGCCGCCTACGCGCTGATGGACGAAATGCGGGACATCGCATCGCATGTCAACGATCCGCCGGAAGAACTGATCAAGGCGCTGCAGGGCGGTGCGATCTATGACCACTGGCTGGCGATCGGCGGGATGAACAGCGTGCTGGGCTCGCCGACCTCCCCGGAGGACAGCGCGGAAGGCGACGCCCGCTTCGTCACGTTCGCCCGGGGCGCGATGTATTGGTCACCCGAGACGGGCGCCCAGCCGGTCACCGGCGCCATCTACGACGCCTGGGCCTCGGAGAGCTATGAACGCGGCCCGCTCGGCTTGCCGACCAGCGCGGAAATCCAAGAGCCGCTGCAGATTACGCAGAACTTCCAGCACGGGACGCTGAACTACGAGCGGCTGACCGGAAACGTCTCCGAGGTCGTGGACGGGATCACGGTGCCGCTGACGACCGAACCACCAAGCGGCCCAACGGTTCCGGCCGAGCACTTCTCGCTGCCGTCGCACCCCACGCCCACGTGACGCACCGCTGAAGCCGACTGCCCCGCGCTAAAGCCACCAGCGTTCCAGCACCCGGCCCACCCCGTCGTCATTGTTCGCGGTGGTGACCTCGTCGGCGGCGGCCTGCACGTCCGGATGGGCGTTGCCCATCGCCACGCCGTGCCCCGCCCAGCGCAGCATCGGCAGGTCGTTGGGCATGTCACCGAACGCCACCACCTCCCCGGGGGCGATCTCCAGCGGCCGGGCGATCTCGTCGATGCCGGTGGCCTTGCTGGTGCCCAGCGGCACGATCTCGATCAGACCGTTGTTGGTGGAGTAGGTGATGTCGCCCTCGATGCCGACGTGCTTGGCCAGCTCGGCCGCCATGTCGGCGCTGCGGGCTCCGGATCGGCGAATGAGCAGCTTGATGGCCGGGGCGCTGAGCAGGTCCTGGATCGACACCTCGGTGTTGTCCGGGTTCAGCCACGCGTGCTCGTAGCCCGGCGAGCTGACGAACTGGGGTGTCGCGGTGTCATGGGCGCTCTCGCCGATGCGCTCGACCGCCAGCCCGGCGCCGGGGATGACGCGGGTGGCCAGCTCGGCCAGCTCGGCCAGGGTGTCGACGGGCAGCGTGCGGGTCGACACCACCCGGTCGGTCGCGGCGTCGTAGATGACGGCGCCGTTGGCGCACACCGAGATCGGCGCGAAACCCAGGGCGTCGGCGACGGGCCGGATCCAGCGCGGCGGACGGCCGGTCGCCACCACGAACTGCGCGCCGGCGGCCACCGCGGCGCGGATCGCGTCGCGGGTGCGCGGAGAGACCTTCTCGTCGTCGTCGAACAGGGTGCCGTCGACGTCGCAGGCGATGAGCGCCGGCAGGGTCATCGAAACCGCCCGTCCCGGCGGCCGGCCGAACCGCTCAATGCCGGCCGCTCTGGCTCTGCCCGGGTCGCGTCACGCCGTCGGTGCCGTACTTGCGCAGCCGCTCCTGCAACTCCGAGAGCCGCAGGGCCCGGGAATCCTCCTGGGTGGGCGCGCTGCCACCGAGCCGGCGCGGTACCCAGTATTCGTCTTTCGGGTGCGGATATTCCTCCTGCACCCAATACAGCAGGTCGTTCATCGCCGAACGCAGCAGCAGGTTGAGTTCCTCGGGCGTGCCGCGCGGGGCAACGGCTGCCCGGCCGCCACGGTGATCGGCACCTTGTTGCGAAACACCTTCCTCGGATGGTCCTTGGGCCAGATCCGGTGGGCGCCCCATACGACGATCGGGACGATCGGCACCTGGGCGTCCAGCGCCATGCGCGCCGCCCCGGTCTTGAACTCGCGCAGTTCGAAACTGCGGCTGATGGTGGCCTCGGGGTGCATCCCGATCAGCTCACCCTCGCGCATGCGCTGCACGGCCACCTCGAGGGCGTCGTGTCCCGACCTGCGATCGACCGGGATGAGCCGGGCGTGATTGATGACGTAGTTGACCGCCTTCACGTCGGCCATCTCGGCCTTGATCATGAAGTACGCGCGCCGCTTGCGCTCGCGGACGGCCATCAGCGTCGGGAGCCAGTCCAGGTAGCTGGTGTGGTTCTGGGCCAGCAGGGCGCCGCCGCGCGCGGGGATGTTCTCCAGGCCGTGGTAGGTGAACTTGGTGCCCTGCGCCGCGACCATCGGCGGGACGATCCACTCCGCCAACCGGTAGAACCCCTCGGGCATGTCTTCTCCTTTGCCTACTGCGACGGGCGCTCGGTCCTTTTGGCCGAGCGGGCTGCCGCCTCGGTGGCCTCCATGCGGGCGGCCTCGGCCAGGGTTGGCGCTCCGCCACCCAGCCGGTGCGGCATCCAATACGCCCCGGGCTCGCCCGGATAGTGCTCCTGCGCCCGGTGCAACAAGGTGGTCATCGAGTCGCGCAGGGCAGCGTCGGTCTGCGCGATGTCTTCGCGCGCCGGTATCGGCGCGCCTACCTGCACAGTAATGGGTATTTTGGCGCGGCCCACATTCCGCGGGTGATCCTTGGTCCAGATCCGCTGCGCTCCCCACACGATCACCGGCACGATCGGGACCTCGGCTTCCAGCGCCATCCGGGCCGCGCCGGTCTTGAACTCCTTGAGCTCGAAGCTGCGGCTGATCGTGGCTTCCGGGTACACCCCGACCAGCTCGCCTTCCCGCAGCCGCTGCACGGCGATCGCGTAGGCACCCGCCCCGGCGCCGCGGTCCACCGGGATGGTCCGGGTGTGCCTGATCAGGAAATTGACCGGCTTGACCTGCTGCATCTCGGCTTTGATCATGAACCTCAGCCGGCGCCCGCGGCGATGCACGGCCAGCGCGGCGGGCAGAAAGTCGACGTAGCTGGTGTGGTTGATCGCCACCACGGCGCCGCCCCGCTCGGGAATCTGCTCCTCACCCCGGTAAGTGATTTTGGTGCCGGTGGCCTTGACCGCCAGTTGAGCCAGAAGCTCCAACGCGCGGAAGGTCGGCTCCACCATCGATCACTACTCCGACGCCCCTGCGGACCGGGCCCGGCGAGCCGCCCGGGCGGCCGCCTCCTCGGCCTCCAGCTGGGCCGCTTCCGCCAGCGACGGAGCGCCTCCGCCCAACCGGTGGGGCACCCAGAACTCGCCGGCCGGGTGCGGCCCGTACAGCTCCTGCGCACGCTCCAGCAGGTGCTGCATGCGCGAATGCAGCAGGCCCTTCAGTTCCTCGATGCCCAGCGTGGGCTCGATCGGTTCGCCGACCAGCACCGTGATCGGAACCTTCGGACGCCACAGCTTCTTCGGGTGGTCCTTGGTCCAGATCCGCTGGGCCCCCCAGACGATGTGCGGAACGATCGGCACCCCGGCCTCGACGGCCATGCGCGCGGCCCCCGATTTGAATTCCTTGATCTCGAAGCTGCGGCTGATCGTGGCCTCGGGGTAGACGCCGACCAGCTCGCCGTCCTTCAGGTGCCGGACGGCGGCCTCAAAGGAGGCGGCGCCGTCTTGCCGATTCACCGAGATGTGCCGCAGGCTGCGCATGATCGGCCCGGTGATCTTGTGGTCGAAGACCTCCTGCTTCGCCATGAACCGCACCTTGCGGCCCAGGCCCTGCTTGTAGGCCGGCAGTCCCGCGAAGGTGAAGTCCAGGTAGCCGGTGTGGTTGATCGCGATCACCGCACCGCCGCTTTTGGGTAGGTTCTCCACTCCCGTGATGGTGATTTTCAGACCCTGGACACGCCACACCAGGCGGGCGAGCTGAATGACAGTCCCGTAAACCGGTTCCACAGCACCTCAGCCTAATGCTCCCCGCCGCGCGCCGTCACCGGACCGCGATGGCGGGCCGACGGTGCCGGCTCGCGCTAAGCTCGGGGGCTGAAAAGCCGTCATCCCCGGCCGGGGCCGCAGCAGCCTTCGAACCGGCCCCAGGAAGGTATCAGTGCAGGTCACCAGCGTCGGCCACGCCGGATTTCTAATCCAGACCCAAGCGGGCAGCATCCTTTGCGACCCGTGGGTCAATCCCGCCTATTTCGCGTCGTGGTTCCCGTTCCCGGACAACAGCGCACTGGACTGGAACGCCCTGGGTGACTGCGACTACCTCTACGTGTCGCACCTGCACAAAGACCATTTCGACGCGCAGAATCTGGCCGAGCACGTCAACAAGGACGCGGTGGTGCTGCTGCCGGACTTCCCGGTGCCCGACCTGCGAAACGAGTTGGAAAAGCTGGGTTTTCACCGGTTCTTCGAGACCAGCGACTCGGTCAAGCACCGGATCGGCGGTCCCAAGGGCGAGCTCGACGTCATGATCATCGCGCTGCGGGCGCCCGCCGACGGCCCGATCGGCGATTCGGCGCTGTTGGTTTCCGACGGCGCGACAACGGTTTTCAACATGAACGACGCCCGGCCCGTGGACCTGGACGTGCTGGCGTCCGAGTTCGGGCACATCGACGTGCACATGCTGCAGTACTCGGGTGCGATCTGGTACCCGATGGTCTATGACATGCCGGCGCGCGCCAAGGAGTCCTTCGGTGTCCAGAAGCGGCAACGGCAGATGGACCGCGCCCGCCAGTACCTCGCCCAGGTCGGGGCGACGTGGGTGGTGCCGTCCGCGGGCCCACCGTGCTTCCTGGACCCTGAGCTGCGTGACCTCAACGACGACCACG
This genomic window contains:
- the glf gene encoding UDP-galactopyranose mutase, producing MTARFDLFVVGSGFFGLTIAERVATQLGKRVLVVDRRPHIGGNAYSEAEPHTGIEVHKYGAHLFHTSNKRVWDYVRQFTDFTDYRHRVFAMHNGQAYQFPMGLGLVSQFFGKYFTPDEARKLIAEQAAEIDTADAQNLEEKAISLIGRPLYEAFVKGYTAKQWQTDPKELPAANITRLPVRYTFDNRYFSDTYEGLPVDGYTAWLRNMAADDRIEVRLDTDWFDVRDQLRADSPDAPVVYTGPLDRYFDYAEGRLGWRTLDFELEVLPIGDFQGTPVMNYNDPDVPYTRIHEFRHFHTERDYPDDKTVIMREYSRFAEDDDEPYYPINTEADRAVLAAYRARAKAETASSKVLFGGRLGTYQYLDMHMAIASALNMYDNVLAPHLRDGASLSDAQNKEEGAR
- a CDS encoding N-acetylmuramoyl-L-alanine amidase codes for the protein MSRSRAPTIVLTAMAATVVLVSWVAGTTRDRGAAGPPPSRGTQLVEQPLVGLGAGVTVREISQTAPFSLVALTGDLAGTSTRVRAKRPDGSWGPWYQTEYETAAPDGATATGSLEGPRGTDPVFVGTTTTVQIAVTRPLDAAVTQPPPAPPSEKADLGYKPASREQPFGQNISAVLISPPQAPVETHWTPPAGVLMPGQAPPIISRAQWGADESLRCGTPQYDNGIRAAVVHHTAGSNDYSPLESAGIVKAIYTYHSKTLGWCDIAYNALVDKYGQVFEGSAGGLTKAVEAFHTGGFNRNTWGVAMIGNFDDVPPTPIQLRTMGRLLGWRLGLDGVDPKGTVQLESAGSHYTTFPAGSIATLPTIFTHRDVGNTDCPGNAAYALMDEMRDIASHVNDPPEELIKALQGGAIYDHWLAIGGMNSVLGSPTSPEDSAEGDARFVTFARGAMYWSPETGAQPVTGAIYDAWASESYERGPLGLPTSAEIQEPLQITQNFQHGTLNYERLTGNVSEVVDGITVPLTTEPPSGPTVPAEHFSLPSHPTPT
- a CDS encoding Cof-type HAD-IIB family hydrolase; the protein is MTLPALIACDVDGTLFDDDEKVSPRTRDAIRAAVAAGAQFVVATGRPPRWIRPVADALGFAPISVCANGAVIYDAATDRVVSTRTLPVDTLAELAELATRVIPGAGLAVERIGESAHDTATPQFVSSPGYEHAWLNPDNTEVSIQDLLSAPAIKLLIRRSGARSADMAAELAKHVGIEGDITYSTNNGLIEIVPLGTSKATGIDEIARPLEIAPGEVVAFGDMPNDLPMLRWAGHGVAMGNAHPDVQAAADEVTTANNDDGVGRVLERWWL
- a CDS encoding lysophospholipid acyltransferase family protein, whose product is MVEPTFRALELLAQLAVKATGTKITYRGEEQIPERGGAVVAINHTSYVDFLPAALAVHRRGRRLRFMIKAEMQQVKPVNFLIRHTRTIPVDRGAGAGAYAIAVQRLREGELVGVYPEATISRSFELKEFKTGAARMALEAEVPIVPVIVWGAQRIWTKDHPRNVGRAKIPITVQVGAPIPAREDIAQTDAALRDSMTTLLHRAQEHYPGEPGAYWMPHRLGGGAPTLAEAARMEATEAAARSAKRTERPSQ
- a CDS encoding lysophospholipid acyltransferase family protein, producing the protein MEPVYGTVIQLARLVWRVQGLKITITGVENLPKSGGAVIAINHTGYLDFTFAGLPAYKQGLGRKVRFMAKQEVFDHKITGPIMRSLRHISVNRQDGAASFEAAVRHLKDGELVGVYPEATISRSFEIKEFKSGAARMAVEAGVPIVPHIVWGAQRIWTKDHPKKLWRPKVPITVLVGEPIEPTLGIEELKGLLHSRMQHLLERAQELYGPHPAGEFWVPHRLGGGAPSLAEAAQLEAEEAAARAARRARSAGASE